The DNA window gattttatttcttactTGGGCCAAATGAGACGATTACTCTCTCAGGCTGGCCGGGACACATTAGCTAATCTTGACCGCTATTTAATCATAAAACAGTTGCCCGACCTGATCGAAAATTATAACAGTTGATCACAAACTTAAGCATTTTCATGATATTGCATTTAGACTAGGTCACTGGCGGTCAGCGGAGGTCCTTCACTAGGGCTCCCGTCATGCACATTAGTTTTATAGTCCCTTGCTTGATCATTTGGTTTCTTTGGATGGAGAGGAACGGGCGTAAGCATCGTGATCGCCCTTTTCATCACtctcatgttatttggcaggttacTCATCATCACACCTTTGTGCTGGCTGGGAGGCTCACCCCGATTCACTGGAGGGGATGCTCACCGTCGGTTGATTTCATGCCTTCGTCTCCCAGACAGCGTGTTCTGCATTCACTTATGGTACTTTGACATCCCCTGATGCCctttgggtgaagctgaacactgATGGAGCCTTCTCTACATCGACACTGGAGGCGGGAGGTGGAGGTTTGGTTCGTGGCTCTGATGGAGGACTACTGAGGGCCTTCTGTTCTCTGGTTGCTGCATCTTCAAGTTTTAAGGCGGAGCTTATGGCTCTTATTCGAGGCTTAGAGAAGGCAATGGAGTTCTCTACACACATCTGGATAGAGCTGGACTGGACTCAGCGGCTCTGGTTATTCTACTGTCATCTAGACGGCTTGGTTCTGCGGATCTTACTTCGATTCGGAGTATGACTTCTTAGCGGCAGGTTCGATTCTGACACATCTACAGAGAGGGAAACCGTGTTGCCGACTTCCTTGGAGGGAGGGGCCCAGACCCCTGCCCTGTCCTTCTACGACTCAGCCTATGCGCCTCACTACTTGAAGGTGCTTGTTAGGATGGACCAtctgggatatcctaacttccgctTCTGACGCAGAAATGTGGATTGATTTTATGTTTATGTTAGTTTTTGGTATTTTGTATTTCTACCTTCCATTTGTCTATTTTGGTTTAGTTTAACTTTGATAGTATGGAGGTACCCGATTTGTGGGTCCTTTAGTTTGCTTTTTCATGTTCTTTTCTTGGATCCTAGTTACTTTTGAGCTTGGATCATGTTCTGGAACATTACATTTAGATTTTATTCACAGATTGCAGGTTTGCCTAAACCCTCGCCCGCACTGGGtgtttttgattaaaaaaaaattacataacagAGCATCACATTCATGATTCGTCAATACTGATAAATAGCTTACACCAAAAGTTTAATTTATTGGTACTAGAGGAAGCTCACAACATAACTCACATTAAGTTTCGAACTAGAGTTCCTGATCACACAAATATCAAAAGTATAGAATATTGTTCTTTATCCTCCAAGTATATGATGTATACGATTTGGTTTTGCTctatttcatttatttgttcATTAAAAAAAGTGGAGAATACAACAAACATTTTCAAAAACAAACTTAACCTCAAATCATGTCAAATTGCATCAATGAACAAGCACGGTCTGCAACCGCCGAAAGAAATTGAGTCTCTCCGTTGAACTTTAATCTGCATAGATTAAACACTCATCATCAGTAAAACTCAATGTATATACAATACATATACTAACAAGCTCATAAACATCCTGCGACAAACAATCACACATACCAAGTAAAGAAGGATGGTAGTTCTCTTCATCAGTTAGGTCCCCTCCCACATCCAGGGCCGATTTGGAGCTTGAACTGAACCCGCTCTTTGGGTctccgctcctcctcctcctccctttTTACCACCTCGATCCTCTTGGCTGATTCAACTGCTGATCTGTGGATGCGCTCAATCTCCATAAACTTCAACTTCTGGCCTAACTCAACTGGAATGTGTTCCAGTTTGTCACAGTTCTTAAGCACAACGCAGCCAAGACAAGGAAAACTGTTAGTTGAAACCACCCACAAAACTATATCTGCATCTATGATGACCAAGACTTGCAGATTTTTGAAAATGCTAGCAGCGGCATTCCAGGAGGTTCCAATGAATGCATTTTCTTTCAGCTTCAAAACCTCCAAGCTTTGGATCTCAGACAATGCGGACATATGCTTCCAATCAAGGAATGTTTTGAAGAATGTGGGGACATCGGAATGGAAACAAAGACGGTGGAACTTTTGGACCTCAGAAACTGGAGGTTCAAATACTCCCTTATTTTTCCTTATCTCTTGGAATAACTTCTGCTCCACAGCTCTGTCTTTGCAAAATTCGCGAATCATATCATGAACACGACATGTTTTTATTTCACCCATTAGGTTTGTATGATCAAGCATGAGTAAGTTCCTATTGACAAGATCATTTAAATTTTGCTCTGCGGCTTCCTCCAAACTTCCTATTTTAGGCCGCACGTATCCTTCTGCAATCCACAAGCGTGTCAGCATCCAAGCTGGGATCACGTGTTCTTCAGGAAAC is part of the Salvia splendens isolate huo1 chromosome 6, SspV2, whole genome shotgun sequence genome and encodes:
- the LOC121808948 gene encoding disease resistance RPP8-like protein 3, with amino-acid sequence MKIAAQCHGVPLTVGVVGGILVDLFVKTRASRLLKTLWKDVSDNVSKFAQNNEEKSISEAVELSYKKLPAHLRECFLYMAVFPEEHVIPAWMLTRLWIAEGYVRPKIGSLEEAAEQNLNDLVNRNLLMLDHTNLMGEIKTCRVHDMIREFCKDRAVEQKLFQEIRKNKGVFEPPVSEVQKFHRLCFHSDVPTFFKTFLDWKHMSALSEIQSLEVLKLKENAFIGTSWNAAASIFKNLQVLVIIDADIVLWVVSTNSFPCLGCVVLKNCDKLEHIPVELGQKLKFMEIERIHRSAVESAKRIEVVKREEEEERRPKERVQFKLQIGPGCGRGPN